In one Nocardioides luteus genomic region, the following are encoded:
- the ruvX gene encoding Holliday junction resolvase RuvX: protein MRHGVRLGLDPGDARIGVARSDPTGFLATPLETVKKGRGDLARLQAIVAEIGEESTMLEVVVGLPRSLKGGENPATAKVRDFAASLARRVAPVPVRLVDERLTTVSAEAMLRDRGRKGQDRRAVVDMAAAVVILQHALDSERASGAAPGEIVEVGH from the coding sequence ATGCGTCACGGCGTACGCCTCGGTCTCGATCCTGGCGACGCCCGGATCGGCGTCGCCAGGAGTGACCCCACGGGGTTCCTGGCGACGCCGCTCGAGACGGTCAAGAAGGGCCGCGGGGATCTCGCGCGGCTGCAGGCGATCGTCGCCGAGATCGGCGAGGAGTCGACGATGCTCGAGGTGGTCGTCGGGCTGCCCCGCTCCCTCAAGGGAGGCGAGAATCCGGCGACTGCTAAGGTCCGGGACTTCGCCGCGTCGTTGGCGCGGCGAGTGGCCCCGGTCCCGGTTCGTCTCGTCGACGAGCGGCTCACCACTGTTTCTGCGGAGGCTATGCTCCGAGACCGAGGTCGCAAGGGTCAGGACCGTCGAGCAGTTGTCGACATGGCCGCGGCGGTTGTGATCCTGCAACACGCATTGGACAGTGAGCGCGCTTCGGGGGCCGCGCCTGGAGAGATCGTTGAGGTCGGTCATTGA
- the alaS gene encoding alanine--tRNA ligase, protein MSTAEIRRRFTAHFAENTEIGEHTVVPSASLLLDDPNLLFVNAGMVPFKPFFLGQATPPYPRATSVQKCIRTPDIEEVGKTTRHGTFFEMCGNFSFGDYFKEGAITLAWELVTKSVADGGFGFDESVLYPSVLNGDEEAVALWKKVSGLPDDRIVRLPPSENYWSMGVPGPGGPCSEILIDRGPEFGADRDWDAGDRYLEFWNLVFMQDNVVAARSKYDVDIDGPLAQTGIDTGLGLERVAYLMQGKSNMYETDVVFPVIEKAMELTGKKYGAAYEDDVRFRVVADHVRSSLMLIGDGVTPGNEGRGYVLRRLMRRAIRNMRLLGYEDPAMPELLPISRDKMGETYTDLHTEWDRIKRVADAEEEAFRKTLAAGTQIFDLAATEVKSSGSTTFTGDKAFQLHDTYGFPIDLTLEMAAEAGLEVDEAGFRGLMTEQRERAKADARAKKGQHADLTVYRGILDTNGPTDWQAYTTLDTESKPVALLREGKPVDVLGPEEIGEIVLDRTPFYAESGGQSADAGIIEFDGGRLEVVDVQRPVKGLVVHQVRVVDGEFHGGESLVHAKVDPEWRLGARQAHSGTHVVHAALREVLGPTALQSGSFNRPGYLRLDYGWTKGLTPEQMHEIEEVSNNALRADLPVSWDYMTLPQAKEWGAIALFGETYDDSKVRVVEIGGPWSRELCGGTHVDHSAQIGTIVVTSEASVGSGNRRIEAYTGVEGFKYLARERDVVSELNLLLKTKSDDVVGRVSDLMERLKAAEKEIARARTAQLLASGGSIAASAVDVNGVQVVAQRVPGVGGGDARTLAQDVRSRLGDAPAAVVLFGDADDKVAVVAAVNPAGIAKGVKAGDLIKELAPVVGGRGGGKPDFAQGGGTEVGRIDEAVAKVKSLVAGA, encoded by the coding sequence GCAGAAGTGCATCCGTACGCCCGACATCGAGGAGGTCGGCAAGACCACCCGGCACGGCACCTTCTTCGAGATGTGCGGCAACTTCTCCTTCGGTGACTACTTCAAGGAGGGCGCCATCACGCTCGCCTGGGAGCTGGTCACCAAGTCGGTCGCCGACGGTGGTTTCGGCTTCGACGAGTCGGTCCTCTACCCCTCGGTGCTCAACGGTGACGAGGAGGCGGTCGCGCTCTGGAAGAAGGTCTCCGGCCTGCCCGACGACCGCATCGTCCGGCTGCCCCCGAGCGAGAACTACTGGTCGATGGGCGTGCCCGGCCCGGGCGGCCCGTGCTCGGAGATCCTGATCGACCGCGGTCCCGAGTTCGGCGCCGACCGCGACTGGGACGCCGGCGACCGCTACCTGGAGTTCTGGAACCTCGTCTTCATGCAGGACAACGTCGTCGCGGCGCGGTCCAAGTACGACGTCGACATCGACGGCCCGCTCGCCCAGACCGGCATCGACACCGGCCTCGGGCTCGAGCGCGTCGCCTACCTCATGCAGGGCAAGTCCAACATGTATGAGACCGACGTCGTCTTCCCGGTCATCGAGAAGGCGATGGAGCTGACCGGGAAGAAGTACGGCGCGGCCTACGAGGACGACGTCCGCTTCCGCGTGGTCGCCGACCACGTGCGCTCCTCCCTGATGCTCATCGGCGACGGTGTCACCCCGGGCAACGAGGGCCGCGGCTACGTGCTGCGCCGGCTGATGCGCCGCGCGATCCGCAACATGCGGCTGCTCGGCTACGAGGACCCGGCGATGCCCGAGCTGCTGCCGATCTCCCGCGACAAGATGGGGGAGACCTACACCGACCTCCACACCGAGTGGGACCGGATCAAGCGCGTCGCCGACGCCGAGGAGGAGGCCTTCCGCAAGACCCTCGCGGCCGGCACCCAGATCTTCGACCTGGCCGCGACCGAGGTGAAGTCGAGCGGATCCACCACGTTCACCGGTGACAAGGCGTTCCAGCTCCACGACACGTACGGCTTCCCGATCGACCTCACCCTCGAGATGGCCGCCGAGGCGGGCCTCGAGGTCGACGAGGCCGGCTTCCGCGGTCTGATGACCGAGCAGCGCGAGCGGGCCAAGGCCGACGCGCGCGCCAAGAAGGGCCAGCACGCCGACCTGACGGTCTACCGCGGCATCCTGGACACCAACGGGCCGACCGACTGGCAGGCCTACACGACCCTCGACACCGAGTCGAAGCCGGTGGCGCTCCTGCGGGAGGGCAAGCCGGTCGACGTGCTCGGGCCCGAGGAGATCGGCGAGATCGTCCTCGACCGCACCCCGTTCTACGCCGAGTCCGGTGGCCAGTCCGCCGACGCGGGCATCATCGAGTTCGACGGTGGCCGGCTCGAGGTCGTCGACGTGCAGCGGCCGGTCAAGGGCCTCGTGGTGCACCAGGTCCGCGTCGTCGACGGCGAGTTCCACGGCGGCGAGTCGCTCGTGCACGCGAAGGTCGACCCGGAGTGGCGTCTCGGCGCCCGCCAGGCCCACTCCGGCACCCACGTGGTGCACGCGGCGCTGCGCGAGGTGCTCGGTCCGACCGCGCTGCAGTCTGGCTCGTTCAACCGCCCCGGCTACCTGCGTCTCGACTACGGCTGGACCAAGGGCCTGACCCCGGAGCAGATGCACGAGATCGAGGAGGTCTCCAACAACGCGCTGCGTGCCGACCTGCCGGTCTCCTGGGACTACATGACTCTCCCGCAGGCCAAGGAGTGGGGAGCGATCGCGCTCTTCGGCGAGACCTACGACGACTCCAAGGTGCGCGTCGTCGAGATCGGCGGCCCCTGGTCGCGCGAGCTGTGCGGTGGCACCCACGTCGACCACTCCGCCCAGATCGGCACCATCGTGGTCACCTCGGAGGCCTCGGTCGGCTCCGGCAACCGCCGTATCGAGGCCTACACGGGCGTGGAGGGCTTCAAGTACCTCGCCCGCGAGCGCGACGTGGTCTCCGAGCTCAACTTGCTGCTCAAGACGAAGTCCGACGACGTCGTCGGCCGGGTCTCCGACCTCATGGAGCGGCTCAAGGCCGCCGAGAAGGAGATCGCCCGGGCGCGTACGGCGCAGCTGCTCGCCTCCGGCGGCTCGATCGCGGCCTCCGCGGTCGACGTCAACGGCGTCCAGGTCGTCGCCCAGCGGGTCCCGGGCGTGGGCGGCGGCGACGCGCGTACGCTCGCGCAGGACGTACGCTCCCGGCTCGGTGACGCGCCGGCGGCCGTCGTGCTCTTCGGCGACGCCGACGACAAGGTCGCCGTCGTGGCCGCGGTCAACCCGGCCGGCATCGCCAAGGGCGTCAAGGCCGGCGACCTGATCAAGGAGCTGGCGCCGGTCGTCGGTGGGCGCGGTGGCGGCAAGCCCGACTTCGCCCAGGGCGGTGGCACCGAGGTCGGCAGGATCGACGAGGCGGTCGCCAAGGTCAAGAGCCTGGTGGCCGGAGCCTGA
- the mltG gene encoding endolytic transglycosylase MltG translates to MPGAGTPPPGYGHQEPPQRPGGYGGPTYQQHPSFFEAGPGEHDPYFDEEPPKRKRRFGGCLAVLVAMAVVLGGFYVVGDRAIDYVKDMVAPPADYPGPGTDPVSFEVHEGDSVSAVGRNLKDVGVVESVDAFIDAANAEGLTVQVGFYPLKKQMKAADVVEILANPDNIDTINVTITEGSRAKAIYKVLAEKTKTKPADFKKAAEDTEAIGLPDYAKGNVEGYLFPATYAFPPDATPTEMLAMMVDRWEQALGDNDIEARAKQLKCGGGKACTPEQIMTVASLVEAEGRGDDMAKIARVIYNRVENPGTAGQAGFLQIDATVNYALGKSGSTELGGVNVQSVDSPYNTYTNKGLPPGPIGAPGDGAIQAALNPAEGDWYYYVTVNLKTGETKFAKNYDQFLKFKAEYKNYCETESKSC, encoded by the coding sequence GTGCCCGGCGCCGGCACACCCCCGCCGGGCTACGGTCACCAGGAGCCCCCGCAGCGGCCCGGTGGCTACGGTGGGCCGACCTACCAGCAGCACCCGAGCTTCTTCGAGGCCGGTCCCGGCGAGCACGATCCCTACTTCGACGAGGAGCCACCCAAGCGCAAGCGGCGCTTCGGTGGCTGCCTGGCCGTGCTGGTGGCCATGGCCGTCGTGCTCGGTGGGTTCTACGTCGTGGGTGACCGCGCCATCGACTACGTGAAAGACATGGTCGCGCCGCCCGCGGACTACCCTGGACCCGGCACGGACCCGGTCTCCTTCGAGGTGCACGAGGGAGACTCGGTCTCAGCCGTCGGCCGCAATCTCAAGGATGTCGGCGTGGTGGAGTCCGTCGATGCCTTCATCGATGCGGCCAACGCCGAGGGGCTGACCGTCCAGGTCGGCTTCTACCCGCTGAAGAAGCAGATGAAGGCCGCCGACGTCGTCGAGATCCTCGCCAACCCGGACAACATCGACACGATCAACGTCACCATCACCGAGGGATCGCGCGCCAAGGCGATCTACAAGGTGCTCGCCGAGAAGACCAAGACGAAGCCGGCCGACTTCAAGAAGGCCGCCGAGGACACCGAGGCGATCGGGCTGCCCGACTACGCCAAGGGCAACGTCGAGGGTTACCTCTTCCCCGCGACGTACGCCTTCCCGCCCGACGCCACGCCGACCGAGATGCTGGCGATGATGGTCGACCGCTGGGAGCAGGCGCTGGGCGACAACGACATCGAGGCGCGCGCCAAGCAGCTGAAGTGCGGTGGCGGCAAGGCCTGCACGCCCGAGCAGATCATGACCGTGGCCTCGCTGGTCGAGGCCGAAGGTCGCGGCGACGACATGGCCAAGATCGCCCGGGTGATCTACAACCGGGTCGAGAATCCCGGCACGGCCGGTCAGGCGGGATTCCTGCAGATCGACGCGACGGTCAACTACGCGCTCGGGAAGTCCGGCAGCACCGAGCTCGGCGGTGTGAACGTGCAGTCCGTGGACTCGCCCTACAACACCTACACCAACAAGGGGCTGCCGCCGGGGCCGATCGGCGCGCCGGGTGACGGCGCGATCCAGGCTGCGCTCAACCCGGCAGAAGGTGACTGGTACTACTACGTGACCGTCAACCTGAAGACCGGCGAGACCAAGTTCGCCAAGAACTACGACCAGTTCCTGAAGTTCAAGGCCGAGTACAAGAACTACTGCGAGACCGAGTCGAAGAGCTGTTGA